The genomic interval TGTTCGCCGTGACGGGATAGCGGTCGTGAAGCAGCAGGATCGAACCCGGCTTGCACCACAGGATCAGGTATTCGGCCAGCTCCTCGGCGGGCCTGTCCGTCCAATCCTTGGACTCCAGGTCCCACAAGGCCACCTTTTTCCCCAGGAGCCGAGCCAAGAGCCGGGTGAAGGGAGAGTGGGCCCCGAAGGGAGGGCGGTAGAGCTTTCCTTCTACCCGCCGGATATGCTCGGCTTCCTGCCAAGGCCACATCAGGAAAGCCTGGCGGTGCCAGTAGCCGTGCGATTCCACCTGATGGCCGTCGGCCCGCAGGGCTTCCAGCAGCTCAGGGTGCTTCTCCGCCTGGGTGCCGGTGACGAAGAAGGTGGCCTTGACTCCGTAGCGGCGCAGCAGCTCGAGCAGGCGAGGGGTGTGCTCGCTGGGCCCATCGTCGAAGGTGAGGGCGATTTTGGGGCTCGAGCGCAGCCCCCAGGCATACGCCCCGATTCCCATCCAGCGGAAGAGGAGATCGCAGATTCCGTAGACCAGAGCGATCAGAACAAGCGCTTCAGCGATGATCAAACTTTCCTCCGGATAGCAAAGATATAAAACACGGCTACGGCGAGAAAAGCCGCCGCGCTAGCGTAAAAAGGAGCGGTCACCCCCAGCGTGCTCCAAAGGATCCCTCCCACGGAGGGGCCCGCAGCGGTTCCCCAAGCCTCGATCATCATCAGGGTTCCCCAGATTGCGGCGCGGTTGTTTTGCGGCAGCACCCGGACTACCAGGGCGTTCCAACTCGGCACGAACAGGGCGAAACCCATCCCCCCCAAAACCGCGACGGCGAGGAGCTGGAAAAAAGCGAGTTTTTGCGCGATCAGCACCATGGTGGCGCTCATGAGGCAAAGCCCGACGATGAGCGGAGCCTTCGGCCCCCGGCGATCGGGTATGCGGCCCAGCCAGCCCATAGAGGAGAAAGCCACCGCTCCTCCCAGCAGGATCACCGCGCCAAGCTCGAGGAACCCCAGCTTGAGTTCGCTGGTGGCGAACTTCTGGATCAGTTGGCTGACGATGGCGGGAGCGAAGGTTTGGCCGAAGGCCGCCGGGATAAAGAGCACGAGCTGCCGCCAGGGGTAATACTCCTGCTTTGGCAGGGCGATCTTCTCGCGAAAACCTAGCAGCGGTAGGCTCAGCAAGACCACTAGGCTCTGGCCGACCCAAAGGGCGGTATAGGCGCTACCGATATCCCGCGGTACCAGAAAGGCCATCAGCAAAAACCCAACCCCTGCCCAAGGCAGGATCAGGGTGGTGGTGTACGCCAGCGCCCGCCCCTCGCGGCCCGGTCGGGCCAGGCGGCTGGAGAGGGTCATCAGGCCGGGAGAGACCGCGGAGAGGGAAAGCCCCCACAGCAAAGTCAGCCCCCACAGCATCCAAGGGGCGCTGATGTGCGGCAACAAAAGCAAGGCCAAAAGCCCGGCGGCCCCAGCCATGAGCGTGGCCACCCCCAGCCCCAGGCGCTGCACCAGGTAGCCACCCGGTCCTTTGAAGAGGCTTTCAGCCAGAAAATGCGCTGTCCAGGAGGCACCCCATACGGCCGGGCTGAAGCCCAGACTGCTCTTGGAGAAGTTAGGCAGATAAACCGCAAAGAAGCCGCTCCGCACCGCCTCGATGAGCCCCAGGAGCAGCACAAAACTAAACAGCGGCAACAGCCCGGCGGTTTTCCAGGGCAAGAGGCGCGCGATTCTGAGCCGCATCTAACGCTCCCGGTCGGCGTAGTAGTCCTTGCCATAGTTTTCGGGAAGCCCTAGCATGCGCCGCATGATGTTGCTGAAGTGGGTGCCGAAGAACTTCCAGCGCCCTGCCTTGAGCCGCCTTCCCGAGGTGAGTACCCGTGCGGTGGGCAGGTAGACGATCTTTCCCCGCTGCTTGAGCTTGAGCATCAAGTGCAGGTCTTCGCCATAGGGAACGTCGTACCCTCCTACCTCGATCGCCACGCTACGCCGCACGGCGTGATTGCCCCCCGCCGTATTGGGCTGACCCAGCTTGTCGGTAAGGGCGATAAGCAAAGGGTAGCCATAGCGAGAGAACATCCGGTCCAGCCAAGGGGCATCGTAAAACTCAAGCGTTCCGTAGACCTCGACCACCTCGGGGTCGCGGAAAGCCCGGGCGATGGTGGCGATCCAAGCAGGCTGCACGATGCAATCGGCATCGGTGTTGGCGACCACCTCCCCGGTGGCGGCCAGGAGTCCGGTTTGCCGAGCGATATGAAGACCTGGGATGGGCTGATCGATCACCTTGACCCCCGGGTAGCTACGGGCAATCTCGGCGGTACGATCCTTGCTGCCGTTGTTGACCACGATGATTTCGTGGGGCTTGGTCTTCTGGGCGAGGATGGACTCCAAGCAAGGACCGATATAGTCCTCCTCGTTCCTCGCCGGAACCACCACGCTGACCGTTACCATAGGGGCAGGCCCTCCGTGGACCTCGTTGGGCAGTAAGTACAGACGCTAAACATTATGACACTCATCGGGGTACCCTTCTTTCAGCGGCTGGGGTTAAGTCTCGGTGCGGGGAAGGCGCGGAAAGGGAAAGATGAGCCGCTGGGGTTCGGCCCGCAGGATCTCGCTGGCCTCGTCATAGCAGGCTACGATCTCCTCGGCGATGCGGCGGGCGCTGCGCCGGTCGGCGAAGTGGCGGGCAGCCTGGGAGAATTTGCGCCGCTTATCCTCGTCGCGCAATAGCTCGAGCGCTCGCGCGGCCATCCCTTGTGAGTCCCGGGGAGCGACCAAGTACCCACTCTTGCCCTCCTCCACCCCCTCCAGGGTGCCTCCTGCCCCCACCGCCACCACCGGTACCCCTACTGCTTGGGCTTCCCAGAGTACCAGCCCCTGGGTTTCGGTCTCGCTGGCGAACAAAAACAACTCGGCCAGCCGGAAGTACCCCCCCACCTCGCGGTAAGGCACGGCTCCCACCCAGGTGATGTGCTCGAGGATTCCCAGCTCGCGGGCCAACTTTTGTAAAGGCTCCTTTTCGGGTCCCTCCCCTACGTGGGTGAGGTGGGCGTCACAGCCTTGGCGGATCTGGGCGAAGGCCTC from Meiothermus sp. Pnk-1 carries:
- a CDS encoding glycosyltransferase family A protein, which gives rise to MVTVSVVVPARNEEDYIGPCLESILAQKTKPHEIIVVNNGSKDRTAEIARSYPGVKVIDQPIPGLHIARQTGLLAATGEVVANTDADCIVQPAWIATIARAFRDPEVVEVYGTLEFYDAPWLDRMFSRYGYPLLIALTDKLGQPNTAGGNHAVRRSVAIEVGGYDVPYGEDLHLMLKLKQRGKIVYLPTARVLTSGRRLKAGRWKFFGTHFSNIMRRMLGLPENYGKDYYADRER
- a CDS encoding MFS transporter — translated: MRLRIARLLPWKTAGLLPLFSFVLLLGLIEAVRSGFFAVYLPNFSKSSLGFSPAVWGASWTAHFLAESLFKGPGGYLVQRLGLGVATLMAGAAGLLALLLLPHISAPWMLWGLTLLWGLSLSAVSPGLMTLSSRLARPGREGRALAYTTTLILPWAGVGFLLMAFLVPRDIGSAYTALWVGQSLVVLLSLPLLGFREKIALPKQEYYPWRQLVLFIPAAFGQTFAPAIVSQLIQKFATSELKLGFLELGAVILLGGAVAFSSMGWLGRIPDRRGPKAPLIVGLCLMSATMVLIAQKLAFFQLLAVAVLGGMGFALFVPSWNALVVRVLPQNNRAAIWGTLMMIEAWGTAAGPSVGGILWSTLGVTAPFYASAAAFLAVAVFYIFAIRRKV